Proteins co-encoded in one Podospora pseudoanserina strain CBS 124.78 chromosome 7 map unlocalized CBS124.78p_7, whole genome shotgun sequence genomic window:
- the MNP1 gene encoding 54S ribosomal protein L12, mitochondrial (EggNog:ENOG503P1TG; BUSCO:EOG09265HPJ; COG:J): protein MSVSCRYAAQSCVRQLRTTAARTPLRTSSAVALQRRYNSTETSPKISAIVDQISQLTLLETADLVASLKSRLNIPDLPVGGFAAAAAPAAAPAAVEEAEDAAPAAAEKTLFSVKLMAFDAGAKPKVIKEVKNLLGLSLVDSKKFVESAPKLMKESVPKDEAEKIVATMKELGATVVME from the exons ATGTCCGTCTCGTGCAGATACGCCGCGCAATCCTGCGTCCGCCAGCTccgcaccaccgccgccagaaCACCCCTCCgtacctcctccgccgtggCCCTCCAAAGGAGATACAACTCAACCGAGACCAGCCCCAAGATCTCGGCCATCGTCGACCAGATTAGCCAATTGACCCTCTTGGAGACGGCCGACCTTGTTGCGAGCTTGAAG TCCCGTCTCAACATCCCCGACCTCCCCGTCGGTGGCttcgctgccgccgccgccccagcCGCCGCCCCCGCTGCCGTCGAAGAAGCCGAGGACGCCGCCCCGGCCGCCGCCGAAAAGaccctcttctccgtcaAGCTCATGGCCTTTGACGCCGGCGCCAAGCCCAAGGTCatcaaggaggtcaagaacCTGCTCGGTCTCTCCCTAGTAGACTCCAAGAAGTTTGTCGAGAGCGCGCCCAAGCTCATGAAGGAGTCGGTACCAAaggacgaggccgagaagattGTCGCGACGATGAAGGAGTTGGGTGCTactgtggtgatggagtAA